The following are from one region of the Bradyrhizobium septentrionale genome:
- the eda gene encoding bifunctional 4-hydroxy-2-oxoglutarate aldolase/2-dehydro-3-deoxy-phosphogluconate aldolase codes for MTTTSKQDRIAELIRQATVIPVLTIERLADAVPLARALVAGGVRTLEVTLRTPVAVDAARAIIAEVPDSIVGIGTILNGDDLARAEALGAKFGISPGATPELLKAAAASRLPFAPGIATASELMQALAQGFDVVKFFPAEQAGGIKALRALAGPFPHVRVCPTGGIGEANAATWLAEPNVLAVGGSWLCPASDIRAGNWAGITAMCAKAMKTLKAA; via the coding sequence ATGACAACGACATCAAAGCAGGACCGGATCGCCGAACTGATCCGCCAGGCCACCGTGATCCCGGTGCTGACCATCGAGCGGCTCGCAGACGCAGTGCCGCTCGCCAGGGCGCTGGTCGCCGGCGGCGTGCGGACGCTCGAGGTGACGCTGCGCACGCCGGTCGCGGTCGATGCGGCCAGGGCCATCATCGCCGAGGTGCCCGACTCGATCGTCGGGATCGGCACGATCCTCAACGGCGACGATCTGGCGCGCGCCGAAGCGCTCGGCGCCAAATTCGGCATCAGCCCCGGCGCTACGCCCGAGCTTCTGAAGGCGGCTGCTGCCAGCCGGCTGCCCTTCGCACCGGGGATTGCGACCGCGTCCGAGCTGATGCAGGCGCTGGCGCAAGGCTTCGACGTCGTCAAATTCTTCCCCGCCGAGCAGGCCGGCGGTATCAAGGCACTGCGTGCTCTGGCCGGTCCATTCCCGCATGTGAGGGTCTGTCCGACCGGCGGTATTGGCGAGGCCAATGCGGCGACCTGGCTAGCCGAGCCCAATGTGCTGGCCGTCGGCGGCTCCTGGCTGTGCCCGGCCTCCGATATCCGCGCCGGCAATTGGGCCGGCATAACCGCCATGTGCGCGAAGGCGATGAAAACGCTGAAAGCCGCCTGA
- a CDS encoding IlvD/Edd family dehydratase, with product MTKPPTNGHSAAGETKQGKGRRLRSQEWFDNPHNPGMTALYLERYLNYGLTREELQSGKPIIGIAQTGNDLSPCNRHHLELAHRVREGIRAAGGIAMEFPTHPIQETGKRPTAALDRNLAYLGLVEILFGYPLDGVVLTTGCDKTTPACMMAAATVNLPAIVLSGGPMLNGWHEGQRTGSGTVVWKARERLAAGEIDYEQFIEIVASSAPSVGHCNTMGTASTMNSLAEALGFSLPGCAAIPAPYRERGQIAYETGKRIVDMVWDDLKPSDFLTREAFENCIVVNSAIGGSTNAPIHINALARHVGVELSIDDWQKYGHDVPLLVNMQPAGFYLGEEYHRAGGVPSVVRELIKHNRIHEGALTVNGRTMGENCKEAPKPDGDVIWGYDKPLVKDAGFLVLRGNLFDSAIMKTSVISKEFRDRYLSNPKDLNAFEGRAIVFEGPEDYHARIEDPALDVDEHCVLFVRGTGPIGYPGGAEVVNMQPPAALIKRGILSLPCIGDGRQSGTSGSPSILNASPEAAADGGLAILRSGDNVRIDLNKGSANILISEDELRTRRAELKAKGGFPHPANQTPWQELYRQTVGQHATGACLELATRYHDIAGKVGVARDNH from the coding sequence ATGACAAAACCCCCCACCAACGGGCACAGCGCCGCAGGCGAGACCAAGCAGGGCAAGGGCCGCCGGCTCCGCTCCCAGGAATGGTTCGACAACCCGCACAATCCGGGCATGACCGCACTCTATCTCGAGCGCTACCTCAATTACGGCCTGACCCGCGAGGAATTGCAGTCGGGCAAGCCGATCATCGGCATCGCCCAGACCGGCAACGATCTGTCGCCCTGCAACCGGCATCACCTGGAGCTTGCGCACCGCGTCCGCGAGGGCATCCGCGCCGCCGGCGGCATCGCGATGGAGTTTCCGACCCATCCGATCCAGGAGACCGGCAAGCGCCCGACCGCGGCGCTCGACCGCAACCTCGCCTATCTCGGCCTGGTCGAGATCCTGTTCGGCTATCCGCTCGATGGCGTGGTGCTGACCACCGGCTGCGACAAGACCACGCCGGCCTGCATGATGGCGGCGGCGACCGTCAACCTGCCGGCGATCGTGCTGTCGGGCGGCCCGATGCTGAACGGCTGGCACGAGGGCCAGCGCACCGGCTCCGGCACCGTGGTGTGGAAGGCCCGCGAGCGGCTCGCCGCCGGCGAGATCGACTATGAGCAGTTCATCGAGATCGTCGCCTCCTCGGCGCCCTCGGTCGGCCATTGCAACACCATGGGCACCGCCTCGACAATGAACTCGCTTGCGGAAGCGCTCGGCTTCTCGCTGCCGGGCTGCGCGGCGATCCCGGCGCCCTATCGCGAGCGCGGCCAGATCGCCTACGAGACCGGAAAACGCATCGTCGACATGGTCTGGGACGATCTGAAGCCGTCGGACTTCCTGACCCGCGAGGCGTTCGAGAACTGCATCGTGGTCAACTCCGCGATCGGCGGCTCGACCAATGCTCCGATCCACATCAATGCGCTGGCGCGCCATGTCGGCGTCGAGCTGTCGATCGACGACTGGCAGAAATACGGCCATGACGTGCCGCTCCTGGTGAACATGCAGCCGGCCGGCTTCTATCTCGGCGAGGAATATCACCGCGCCGGCGGCGTGCCCTCGGTGGTGCGCGAGCTGATCAAGCACAACCGCATCCATGAAGGCGCCCTCACCGTCAACGGCCGCACCATGGGCGAGAATTGCAAGGAAGCGCCGAAGCCCGACGGCGACGTGATCTGGGGCTACGACAAGCCGCTGGTGAAGGATGCCGGCTTCCTCGTGCTGCGCGGCAATCTGTTCGATTCCGCAATCATGAAGACCAGCGTGATCTCGAAGGAATTCCGCGACCGCTATCTGTCCAACCCGAAGGACCTCAACGCTTTCGAGGGCCGCGCCATCGTGTTCGAGGGCCCGGAGGATTATCACGCCCGGATCGAGGATCCCGCACTCGACGTCGACGAGCACTGCGTGTTGTTCGTCCGCGGCACCGGCCCGATCGGCTACCCCGGCGGCGCCGAGGTGGTGAACATGCAGCCGCCGGCGGCGCTGATCAAACGCGGCATCCTGTCCCTGCCCTGCATCGGCGACGGAAGGCAGTCCGGCACCTCGGGTTCACCCTCGATCCTCAACGCCTCGCCGGAGGCCGCGGCCGATGGCGGGCTCGCGATCCTGAGGAGCGGCGACAACGTGCGCATCGACCTCAACAAGGGCAGCGCCAACATCCTGATCTCGGAGGATGAGCTGCGCACCCGCCGCGCCGAGCTGAAAGCCAAGGGCGGCTTCCCGCACCCGGCCAACCAGACGCCGTGGCAGGAGCTGTACCGCCAAACGGTCGGCCAGCACGCGACCGGCGCCTGCCTCGAGCTCGCGACCCGTTACCACGACATCGCCGGCAAGGTCGGCGTGGCGCGGGATAATCACTGA
- a CDS encoding sugar kinase, translated as MTRVASIGECMIELRQAPGGQIGGLYSRFYGGDTLNTAVYLSRLGIHIDYITALGDDALSDEMIAGWASEGIGTKHVARLAGKLPGLYLIQTDDKGERRFFHWRDSAAARELMDLPETDDLLNSLATYDVVYLSAITLSILREDGRERLMAALRRARLLGTRFAFDTNFRARGWPDLTIARKAFSSAFETADIVLASTEDLAPLYPGESNTALLAGISSPEVVLKLAEPACIVRSAGGTREVRAEPLPKPVVDTTAAGDSFAAAYLAARLGGAEPEEAARAGHRLAGVVVCYPGAIIPRYAMPPKKAPRPPPSRKASQ; from the coding sequence ATGACCAGGGTTGCCAGCATCGGCGAATGCATGATCGAGCTGCGTCAGGCCCCGGGCGGCCAGATCGGCGGTCTGTATTCGCGCTTCTACGGCGGTGACACGCTCAACACCGCCGTCTATCTGTCGCGGCTCGGCATCCACATCGATTACATCACGGCGCTCGGCGATGACGCGCTGAGCGATGAGATGATCGCCGGCTGGGCGAGCGAAGGCATCGGCACCAAGCATGTCGCGCGATTGGCGGGCAAGCTGCCGGGGCTCTATCTGATCCAGACCGACGACAAGGGCGAGCGGCGCTTCTTCCACTGGCGCGACAGCGCCGCCGCGCGCGAGCTGATGGATCTTCCCGAGACGGACGACCTGCTGAACTCGCTGGCGACCTATGACGTCGTCTATCTCTCGGCGATCACGCTCTCGATCCTGCGCGAGGACGGCCGGGAGCGGCTGATGGCGGCGCTCAGGCGCGCGCGATTGCTGGGCACACGCTTTGCGTTCGACACCAATTTCCGCGCCCGCGGCTGGCCGGACCTGACCATCGCGCGAAAAGCCTTCAGCAGCGCCTTCGAGACCGCCGATATCGTGCTCGCCTCGACGGAAGATCTGGCGCCGCTTTATCCCGGCGAGAGCAACACGGCGCTGCTGGCGGGCATCTCGAGCCCGGAGGTCGTGCTGAAGCTCGCCGAACCTGCCTGCATCGTGCGCTCTGCCGGCGGCACGCGCGAGGTGAGGGCGGAGCCGCTGCCAAAGCCGGTGGTCGATACCACCGCGGCCGGCGACAGTTTTGCCGCGGCCTATCTCGCCGCGCGGCTCGGCGGTGCCGAACCGGAGGAGGCGGCGCGCGCTGGCCATCGGCTGGCCGGCGTCGTGGTGTGCTATCCCGGTGCGATCATTCCGCGTTACGCCATGCCGCCGAAGAAGGCGCCTCGTCCCCCACCATCCCGCAAGGCCTCGCAATGA
- a CDS encoding carbohydrate ABC transporter permease, whose translation MADIALAPRRAKTEIREATTWDQLRHNKNWLGFWFMLPALAFLIFFLAYPLGLGIWLSFTDTRIGRVGHFVGTENYEWLWDDSIFWLSVFNTLLYTFVASAIKFAVGLYLALLLNERMPFKALLRAAVLIPFIVPTVLSALAFWWIFDSQFSIISWSLKHLGVITQNINFLGDTTWARICVIFANIWRGVPFVAITLLAGLQTVQPSLYEAATLDGASRWQMFRFITYPLLTPIIAVVMTFSVLFTFTDFQLIWAMTRGGPVNATHLMATLSYQRAIIAGQLGEGAAISSAMIPFLLAAIMVSWFGLQRRKWQQGESND comes from the coding sequence ATGGCTGACATTGCCCTTGCACCGCGACGTGCGAAGACGGAAATCCGCGAAGCGACCACCTGGGATCAGCTCCGCCACAACAAGAACTGGCTCGGCTTCTGGTTCATGTTGCCGGCGCTGGCCTTCCTGATCTTCTTCCTGGCTTATCCGCTGGGGCTCGGCATCTGGCTGTCGTTTACCGACACGCGGATCGGCCGCGTCGGTCATTTCGTCGGCACCGAGAACTATGAATGGCTGTGGGACGATTCCATCTTCTGGCTGTCGGTGTTCAACACGCTGCTCTACACCTTCGTGGCGAGCGCCATCAAGTTCGCGGTCGGGCTCTATCTGGCGCTGCTGCTCAATGAGCGGATGCCGTTCAAGGCGCTGCTGCGCGCTGCCGTGCTGATCCCCTTCATCGTGCCGACGGTGCTGTCGGCGCTGGCGTTCTGGTGGATCTTCGATTCCCAGTTCTCGATCATCTCCTGGTCGCTGAAGCATCTCGGCGTGATCACCCAGAACATCAATTTCCTCGGCGACACCACCTGGGCCCGCATCTGCGTGATCTTCGCCAATATCTGGCGCGGCGTGCCGTTCGTCGCGATCACGCTGCTGGCCGGACTGCAGACCGTGCAGCCTTCGCTCTACGAGGCGGCGACGCTCGACGGCGCGTCGCGCTGGCAGATGTTCCGCTTCATCACCTATCCCTTGCTGACGCCGATCATCGCTGTCGTGATGACGTTCTCGGTGCTGTTCACCTTCACCGATTTCCAGCTGATCTGGGCGATGACCCGCGGCGGCCCGGTCAACGCCACCCATCTGATGGCGACGCTGTCCTACCAGCGCGCGATCATCGCGGGGCAATTGGGCGAGGGCGCTGCGATCTCGAGCGCGATGATCCCGTTCCTGCTCGCCGCGATCATGGTGTCCTGGTTCGGCTTGCAGCGCAGGAAGTGGCAGCAGGGAGAGAGCAATGATTGA
- the denD gene encoding D-erythronate dehydrogenase, translated as MHILILGAAGMVGRKLTERLLREGRLGKQDITGMTLQDVVAPAKPANAAIPVNVVASDFADAGAAAPLIAERPDVIFHLAAIVSGEAEAEFDKGYRINLDGTRYLIDAIRAVGGGYKPRLVFTSSIAVFGAPFPEKIGDEFFHTPLTSYGTQKSICELLINDYTRKGLLDGISIRLPTICVRPGKPNKAASGFFSNIIREPLAGEEAVLPVSEDVRHWHASPKSAVGFLVHAGTMDLNAVGPRRNLSMPGMSVTVGEQIASLERVAGKNVTARIKRVPDPTIIGIVSGWPRDFVTDRALKLGFTTAEKTFDDIIRIHIEDELGGKFAA; from the coding sequence GTGCACATTCTGATTCTGGGCGCCGCCGGCATGGTCGGCCGCAAGCTGACCGAGCGTCTGCTGCGCGAGGGACGCCTCGGCAAGCAGGACATCACTGGGATGACGCTGCAGGACGTGGTCGCGCCGGCCAAGCCCGCGAATGCCGCGATCCCGGTCAATGTCGTCGCCTCCGATTTCGCCGACGCCGGCGCTGCGGCGCCGCTGATCGCCGAGCGGCCCGACGTGATCTTCCACCTTGCTGCAATCGTCTCCGGCGAGGCTGAGGCCGAGTTCGACAAGGGCTACCGGATCAATCTCGACGGCACCCGCTATCTGATCGACGCAATCCGTGCAGTCGGCGGCGGCTACAAGCCGCGGCTGGTGTTCACGTCCTCGATCGCGGTGTTCGGCGCGCCGTTCCCCGAGAAGATCGGCGACGAGTTCTTCCACACGCCACTGACGAGCTACGGCACGCAGAAGTCGATCTGCGAGCTCCTGATCAACGACTACACCCGCAAGGGCCTGCTCGACGGGATCTCGATCCGTCTGCCGACGATCTGTGTGCGTCCGGGCAAGCCGAACAAGGCAGCGTCCGGCTTCTTCTCCAACATCATCCGTGAACCGCTGGCGGGCGAGGAGGCGGTCCTGCCGGTCTCCGAGGACGTCCGGCACTGGCACGCCTCGCCGAAATCGGCGGTCGGCTTCCTGGTCCATGCCGGCACCATGGACCTCAATGCGGTCGGGCCGCGGCGCAATCTCAGCATGCCCGGGATGTCCGTGACCGTCGGTGAGCAGATCGCGTCGCTCGAGCGCGTCGCCGGCAAGAACGTCACCGCGCGCATCAAGCGGGTGCCCGATCCGACCATCATCGGCATCGTTTCCGGCTGGCCGCGCGATTTCGTCACCGACCGCGCTCTGAAGCTCGGCTTCACCACCGCCGAGAAGACGTTCGACGATATCATCCGTATCCACATCGAGGACGAGCTCGGCGGCAAGTTCGCCGCCTGA
- a CDS encoding ABC transporter ATP-binding protein yields MSSVQIRDVRKSFGNFEVLHGVSIPIEDGEFVVLVGPSGCGKSTLLRMLAGLENITSGTISIGDRVVNNVQPKERDIAMVFQNYALYPHMTVADNMGFSLKLRGAKAAEISGGVKRAAEILALTPLLERYPRQLSGGQRQRVAMGRAIVRDPQVFLFDEPLSNLDAKLRVAMRTEIKELHQRLKTTTVYVTHDQIEAMTMADKIVVMHDGIVEQMGSPLELYDKPENQFVAGFIGSPAMNFLKGKVKVNGAAYFEGPNGVKLPLKSAPANSDGQPAVYGVRPEHFTIADDGAEAEIVVVEPTGSETQVFAKLGGEQVVAVFRERHQFNPGDKVRLKPDPALVHLFDDSTGKRLNS; encoded by the coding sequence ATGTCGTCGGTCCAGATTCGCGACGTGCGGAAATCGTTCGGCAATTTTGAGGTCCTGCACGGCGTGTCGATCCCGATCGAGGACGGCGAGTTCGTCGTTCTGGTCGGCCCTTCCGGCTGCGGCAAGTCGACCCTGCTGCGCATGCTGGCGGGGCTTGAGAACATCACCTCGGGCACGATCTCGATCGGCGACCGCGTCGTCAACAATGTCCAGCCCAAGGAGCGCGACATTGCGATGGTGTTCCAGAACTACGCGCTCTATCCGCACATGACCGTTGCCGACAACATGGGCTTCTCGCTGAAGCTGCGCGGCGCCAAGGCCGCGGAAATCTCGGGCGGGGTCAAGCGCGCCGCGGAGATCCTCGCCCTGACGCCGCTGCTCGAGCGCTATCCCCGCCAGCTCTCCGGCGGCCAGCGCCAGCGCGTCGCGATGGGCCGCGCCATCGTGCGCGATCCGCAGGTGTTCCTGTTCGACGAACCGCTGTCGAACCTCGACGCCAAGCTGCGCGTCGCCATGCGCACCGAGATCAAGGAGCTGCATCAGCGGCTGAAGACCACGACGGTCTACGTCACCCACGACCAGATCGAGGCCATGACCATGGCCGACAAGATCGTGGTGATGCATGACGGCATCGTCGAGCAGATGGGCTCGCCGCTCGAGCTCTACGACAAGCCGGAGAACCAGTTCGTGGCCGGCTTCATCGGCTCGCCCGCGATGAATTTCCTCAAGGGCAAGGTCAAGGTGAACGGCGCCGCCTATTTCGAGGGGCCGAACGGCGTCAAGCTGCCGCTGAAATCGGCGCCGGCCAATTCGGACGGCCAGCCCGCGGTCTACGGCGTGCGGCCCGAGCATTTCACCATCGCCGATGACGGCGCCGAGGCCGAGATCGTGGTGGTCGAGCCGACCGGCTCGGAGACCCAGGTGTTCGCCAAGCTCGGCGGCGAGCAGGTCGTCGCGGTGTTCCGCGAGCGCCATCAGTTCAATCCCGGCGACAAGGTTCGGCTCAAGCCGGATCCGGCGCTGGTTCATCTGTTCGACGATTCGACGGGGAAACGACTGAATAGCTGA
- a CDS encoding LacI family DNA-binding transcriptional regulator yields MARKRITPGKIRLAEVAKLAGVSPITASRFFRNPEALSLGRRARVESAAKELGYVPNLAARALASQRTEVIGVLIPSLTNNVFSDVLRGIYDALDGSRYSIQLANTRYSILQEERLLRLFLAQKPAGLIITGINQTADSRSIMETVDCPIVQIMEVGPAPIDMMIGFSHFDAAKAAIAHLLAQGYRRIGFLGARMDPRVQRRLDGYRAAMTEAGLFDPQLIVTTAIPTSVTLGGTLFADLLAKAPDIDAVFCVNDDLALGALFECKRRHVAVPEQMAIVGFNDLEFMASSEPTLSSVRTNRYEMGRSAAMMVIETLEGRRPAEPVVDLGFSVMERQSSARRT; encoded by the coding sequence ATGGCCCGAAAGCGCATCACGCCAGGCAAGATCCGGCTCGCGGAAGTCGCGAAGCTCGCCGGTGTCAGCCCGATTACGGCCTCACGCTTCTTCAGGAATCCGGAAGCCCTCTCGCTCGGCAGGCGCGCCCGGGTCGAGAGTGCGGCAAAAGAACTCGGTTATGTGCCCAATCTCGCGGCACGCGCGCTCGCATCGCAGCGCACCGAGGTGATCGGTGTCCTGATCCCGTCGCTGACCAACAATGTGTTCTCCGACGTGCTGCGCGGCATCTATGACGCACTCGACGGCAGCCGCTACAGCATACAGCTCGCCAACACCCGCTACAGCATCCTGCAGGAAGAGCGCCTGCTGCGTCTATTTCTGGCACAGAAGCCGGCAGGGCTCATCATCACAGGCATCAATCAGACCGCTGATTCCCGAAGCATCATGGAAACGGTCGATTGCCCGATCGTGCAGATCATGGAGGTCGGCCCTGCCCCGATCGACATGATGATCGGATTCTCGCATTTTGACGCGGCAAAAGCCGCGATCGCCCATCTTCTCGCGCAGGGCTACCGGCGGATCGGCTTCCTCGGCGCGCGGATGGATCCACGGGTGCAGCGCCGGCTCGACGGCTATCGCGCCGCGATGACCGAGGCTGGGCTGTTCGATCCACAGCTGATCGTCACCACGGCGATTCCGACCTCGGTCACGCTCGGCGGCACGCTGTTTGCCGACCTGCTTGCCAAGGCGCCTGATATCGACGCGGTGTTCTGCGTCAATGACGACCTTGCGCTGGGCGCGCTGTTCGAATGCAAGCGCCGTCACGTGGCGGTGCCGGAGCAGATGGCGATCGTCGGCTTCAACGACCTCGAATTCATGGCGTCGAGCGAGCCTACGCTGAGCAGCGTGCGCACCAATCGCTACGAAATGGGCAGAAGCGCTGCCATGATGGTGATCGAGACGCTGGAAGGACGCCGCCCCGCCGAGCCGGTCGTCGATCTCGGCTTCAGTGTCATGGAACGGCAAAGCTCGGCGCGACGCACCTGA
- a CDS encoding carbohydrate ABC transporter permease — MTDLPAQKVDLKSILSTSARVDNSEGMSYLQSVPRRIVTLYIPLSIIVIILLFPFYWMGLTAIKPDDQLLDLDKYNPFWTWNPTFKHIHKLLFESYYPHWLWNTMYVAIGATVLSIVASVLAAYAIVRLRYKGANLVGGLIFLAYLVPPSILFIPLATVVFQYGLFDSPMALILTYPTILIPFSTWLLMGYFKTIPFELEECALIDGASRWQILIKIVLPLAIPGLISAFIFCFTLCWNEFIYALTFLQSTPNKTVPVAIVNEFVDGDIYRWGSLMAGALCGSLPLVILYAFFVEHYVSAMTGAVKE, encoded by the coding sequence ATGACTGATCTTCCCGCCCAAAAGGTCGATCTCAAGTCGATCCTGTCGACGTCGGCGCGCGTCGACAACAGCGAGGGCATGAGCTACCTGCAGTCGGTGCCACGGCGGATCGTGACGCTCTATATCCCGCTGTCGATCATCGTCATCATCCTGCTGTTCCCGTTCTACTGGATGGGGCTGACCGCCATCAAGCCGGACGACCAGCTGCTCGACCTCGACAAATACAATCCGTTCTGGACCTGGAATCCGACCTTCAAGCACATCCACAAGCTGCTGTTCGAGAGCTACTATCCGCACTGGCTCTGGAACACGATGTATGTGGCGATCGGCGCCACCGTGCTGTCGATCGTCGCGAGCGTGCTCGCGGCCTATGCGATCGTGCGGCTGCGCTACAAGGGCGCCAACCTCGTCGGTGGCCTGATCTTCCTGGCCTATCTGGTGCCGCCGTCGATCCTGTTCATTCCACTTGCCACCGTCGTGTTCCAGTACGGCCTGTTCGACTCGCCGATGGCGCTGATCCTGACCTATCCGACGATCCTGATCCCGTTCTCGACCTGGCTGTTGATGGGCTATTTCAAGACCATCCCGTTCGAGCTCGAGGAGTGCGCACTGATCGACGGCGCCAGCCGCTGGCAGATCCTGATCAAGATCGTGCTGCCGCTCGCGATCCCCGGCCTGATCTCGGCCTTCATCTTCTGCTTTACGCTGTGCTGGAACGAGTTCATCTACGCGCTGACGTTCCTGCAATCGACCCCGAACAAGACGGTGCCGGTCGCGATCGTCAACGAATTCGTTGACGGCGACATCTATCGGTGGGGTTCGCTGATGGCAGGGGCGCTATGCGGCTCGCTGCCGCTGGTTATTCTTTACGCCTTCTTCGTCGAGCATTATGTCTCGGCGATGACGGGCGCCGTAAAGGAATGA
- a CDS encoding ABC transporter substrate-binding protein, with protein MHDLTRRSLLQGGTALAATGMLTGPALFDFAKAWAQSAPWKAEPGAKLTVMRWKRFVPAEDDAFNAMVAAFKTATGTEMNVFSESFEDVQPKASVAANTGSGLDLAWGLHTLPQLFPTKVLKMNDVADYLGKKYGGWTDAAAKTCKQGDDWLGIPVATIGGYLTYRKSAVEKAGFKQVPSDFPAYLELCKALKKNNTPAGFALGHATGDANLWLHNVLWGHNAWTVDKDDKVIINSPETMKALDYAKALSETFIPGVASWNDSSNNKAFLSGELFLTGNGISVYVAAKDDPSKKELAEDIDHALWPVGPIGKPAELQLAVPILAFNFTKYPNAAKAFIAFMLEKENFEKWLSGARGYLTQTLNAYDSAPVWTADPKNAVFGQASKRALPASGIGTPGEKAATAIADFIVVDMFANYCTGAKDGKTAMAEAERQLKRIYR; from the coding sequence ATGCACGATTTGACTCGCCGCTCGCTACTTCAGGGCGGCACCGCGCTGGCTGCAACCGGCATGCTCACCGGGCCGGCGCTGTTTGACTTCGCCAAGGCCTGGGCGCAGAGCGCGCCCTGGAAGGCGGAGCCCGGCGCCAAGCTCACCGTGATGCGCTGGAAGCGCTTCGTGCCTGCGGAAGATGATGCGTTCAACGCCATGGTCGCGGCGTTCAAGACGGCGACCGGCACCGAGATGAACGTGTTCAGCGAGTCCTTCGAGGACGTGCAGCCAAAGGCGTCGGTTGCCGCCAACACCGGCTCCGGTCTCGACCTCGCCTGGGGCCTGCACACGCTGCCGCAGCTGTTCCCGACCAAAGTGCTGAAGATGAACGACGTTGCCGACTATCTCGGCAAGAAATACGGCGGCTGGACCGACGCTGCCGCGAAAACCTGCAAGCAAGGCGATGACTGGCTCGGCATTCCCGTCGCAACCATCGGCGGTTACCTGACCTATCGCAAGTCGGCGGTCGAGAAGGCGGGCTTCAAGCAGGTGCCGTCCGACTTCCCGGCCTATCTCGAACTGTGCAAGGCGCTGAAGAAGAACAACACGCCGGCCGGCTTCGCGCTTGGACACGCCACCGGCGACGCCAACCTCTGGCTGCACAATGTGCTCTGGGGTCACAACGCCTGGACCGTCGACAAGGATGACAAGGTCATCATCAACTCGCCGGAAACGATGAAGGCGCTGGACTACGCCAAGGCCCTGTCGGAGACCTTCATTCCCGGTGTGGCATCGTGGAACGATTCGTCCAACAACAAGGCGTTCCTGTCGGGCGAATTGTTCCTGACCGGGAACGGCATCTCGGTCTATGTCGCGGCGAAAGACGATCCGAGCAAGAAGGAACTCGCCGAGGATATCGACCACGCGCTGTGGCCGGTCGGCCCGATCGGCAAGCCGGCCGAATTGCAGCTTGCTGTTCCGATCCTGGCGTTCAACTTCACCAAATATCCGAACGCGGCGAAGGCGTTCATCGCTTTTATGCTGGAGAAGGAGAATTTCGAGAAGTGGCTGTCGGGCGCGCGGGGCTATCTCACCCAGACGCTGAATGCCTACGACTCGGCTCCGGTGTGGACCGCCGATCCGAAGAATGCCGTGTTCGGCCAGGCCTCCAAGCGCGCGCTGCCGGCTTCCGGCATCGGCACGCCCGGCGAGAAGGCAGCGACCGCGATCGCCGATTTCATCGTGGTCGACATGTTCGCGAACTACTGCACCGGCGCCAAGGACGGCAAGACCGCGATGGCGGAAGCCGAGCGGCAGTTGAAGCGCATCTATCGCTGA